A genomic window from Candidatus Palauibacter scopulicola includes:
- the ruvA gene encoding Holliday junction branch migration protein RuvA, whose product MIRRLRGELVGRAEGLIEVLTGDGVGYEVGVPLGLASRLPPEGSEVELHTVLVVRDDAFELFGFETARDRELFQRLRVPSGVGPRLALAILGALRPERVVRAIRAKDHRTLQTVSGVGKKTAERIVIELTDKLDDLGDMGDDPVSGDGVAAAAVQALRGLGYPRSQSEKAVSRALQGLAEAGDPDIGAEALVRRALRHV is encoded by the coding sequence GTGATCCGGCGCCTCCGGGGCGAACTCGTCGGGCGTGCCGAGGGCCTCATCGAGGTCCTCACGGGCGACGGCGTCGGCTACGAGGTCGGCGTGCCGCTCGGGCTCGCCAGCCGGCTGCCGCCCGAGGGCTCCGAGGTCGAACTGCACACCGTCCTCGTCGTGCGCGACGACGCCTTCGAGCTGTTCGGCTTCGAGACCGCCCGCGACCGCGAACTCTTCCAGCGGCTCCGCGTCCCGAGCGGGGTGGGCCCCCGGCTCGCGCTCGCGATCCTCGGGGCGCTGCGGCCCGAACGCGTCGTGCGCGCGATCCGGGCCAAGGACCACCGCACGCTCCAGACGGTGAGCGGCGTGGGCAAGAAGACCGCCGAGCGCATCGTGATCGAACTCACGGACAAGCTCGACGACCTCGGCGACATGGGAGACGACCCCGTGTCCGGCGATGGCGTCGCGGCGGCGGCCGTGCAGGCGCTGCGCGGCCTCGGCTACCCGCGCTCCCAGAGCGAGAAGGCCGTGAGCCGCGCTCTGCAGGGACTGGCGGAGGCCGGCGACCCCGACATCGGCGCCGAGGCCCTCGTGCGCCGCGCGCTCAGGCACGTATGA